The genomic interval TGGATTCACGTCGTTTTACTGCCACCGTTAGGGTCGATGGCGAAAATATCAATGTTGCGTATACCGATTCTGATGATTTAGCATCCTACGTCTTAGAACATCCAGGTGCAACAATTGTGAGCCCACAAGAAGCTGTGGATGCTTTTGTGCGCCGTCTCAATGCGGCTGTAGCTTTCGAAGAGGCTGATGTTGCTGCGCAATCAGATAACCTTATTGCTGCTTCACAGTTGCGTCAGCAGATTGAAGAGCAGCATGAAGAAGATGAAGCGGATAGCAAAACAGAGCGTAAAGGATCATCCTTCCAAACTGGTTCAGAGGTTGATCGTCGTCTGCGTTTGATGCTGTTCCTATCCGCACATCTGGGCGAGGAATATTTGCTCAGCGAACTTGCAGAGCGTTTTATTGCAGTACCTAAAACTCCTGAAGAGGAGAAGAAAAACGTTCAGATTATTCGTAAAGATATTGGTACTTTAACCACAGTATCGGATGATGGTGAACTGGCTGGAAGTCAATTCTTTGATATTGACTGGTCTCTGCTTGAATCTGAAGGTATTGTAGCAGCTACTAATTCATTAGGATTAGAGCGTTTAGCTGGTGTTTCCCCTCAGTATATGAGTCTGCTCATTGCGTCGGTAAGCTATTTGGCGCATTCACCACTAATGTCAGAAAGCTACCGTCAGAGCGCTGAAGTACTTTATGAACGTTTACAAGAAGAGAATGATAGCGCTGCGTCACAGGGAACTGCTTGGCTGAGTTTAACAGGCTATGAGCTTGAACCTGCCAGCTATCAGGTTGTTCATGATGCCATTGAACGTGGAAATCTGCTTGATATGGATTACACGGATGGTGCTGGTCGCACACGTCATAAGTTGGTTGCTCCAGCTCAGATTTATGTGGATGAAGGCGTGTACTATGCAGCTGTATGGACGGGCGTCAGCGATGAGGATCGTAAGACTCCAAGCACGCGCGCCTATGATGCTGATTCACCACGTCATACTCCAATCCGCAATGAGGCTTCTGCACAATGGCAGACTTTGCGTTTAGCTCGCATTGGACGTGTGGAGAGTGTGGAACCACGTCATGAGATTGACATTCCTGATGTTCCATTAGCTGAGCTGCGGGAGTGGAGTTTTGAGAACGGTACACCTGCTGTTTTCGTGACTGCTCAAAAGAATCTTCCTTTTATTCTCAATCTTCCTGACGCAAAAATTGAAGATTGTGGAGAAGGTCAGAAAGTACATTTAACTGTGTCTTCTGACTCATGGTTTGTTGCATTCTGCATTGCCCATGCACGTCATATTACAGCTGTGGGTCCTGCAACGTTACAGTCCATGTGTATTGCGCGAGCAGAGCATGAACTCAGCTTGAATACGGAGAACTAAAATATGGTTCCTGTGTGGGTGTGGGTTATTTTGTGGATTTTCTTCTTCGCGAATTTTGCGTATGGCGTGTATTACGTTATTCGTCATGGCTTGCGTGCTCTCAACACTATGAGTGGCACAGCTGAGGATATTAGCACTATTATGGCGCGCATGAGCGAGGAAGAAATGGAGCAAGCACTGGATGATTCCACACCTTTCTTCACGCGTCCACTCACTGACGCTACAGACCGCTATGCTGCAACACGTGAAGCTGTAGAGAAGAAACATATTGCACGTTCTATTCGCCATGATCGCGCCTTAGAACGCTGGAAGAATTATGAGCAGTCAGATTTAGAAGCTTTAGGAAGCACTCTCGATGATGCAGCCCAATCTAGTGATGAGCGGGCATCTTATAACGATTAATCAGCAGTTATTGCAATGAATGATGGGCGGTTTATGTCCGAGGAATCTCTTAGTCCTGCACAACGTTATGCAGCGTTTCAGGAATCTCAAAAGCGCCGTAAAAGCCTTACTGGCCTTTTTGCTCAATCCTTATCTTTTGATATTGACGATTTTCAACGTGACGCGTGTGAAGCTTTAGATGCCGGACATAATGTTCTTGTTGCTGCACCCACCGGTGCAGGCAAAACAGTGATTGCTGATTTTGCAATTTTCTTAGCACAGCATCGCAATGTGAAGGCCTTTTATACCACGCCTATTAAAGCTCTGAGCAATCAAAAATTCCATGAACTGGTCGACATGTATGGCGACGACAGGGTAGGGCTTCTCACTGGCGATGTGTCTATTAATCCTGAAGCGGATATTGTGGTTATGACCACTGAAGTTTTGCGTAATATGCTCTATGAAGGTTCTACTACACTCAACGCTTTAGGCTATGTTGTTCTCGATGAAATTCATTATTTAGCTGACCGTATGCGCGGACAAGTATGGGAAGAAGTCATTATCCATCTTGCTCAGTCCGTCAAAATTATTGGTTTATCTGCAACGGTATCCAATATTGAAGATTTCACGGCATGGATTCGTTCTGTGCGGGGAGATACTTCTTTAATTATTTCGGAAACGCGTCCTGTGCCTCTGCTTCAGCACGTGATGATTCAAGAAGCTCCTCGTAAAGAACCACAAGTTTTTGATCTGTATCAAGACCGTGCTTCAACGAAAATTAATCGTTCGTTGGTTCATGCACTTGCTCAGCTGGATGATCAGGCTCGCCGTCAATCTCAGGCGCATGATCGTAAGTCTTTTGGGCCTGGCAATCATGGGCGTAAGCGTACTCGTCATACAGCTCCTATACGTCATTACACACCAAAACGTTGGGCAGTGATTGATGAACTGGATTTCTTGAATATGCTTCCAGCCATTTACTTCATTTTCTCGCGCAATGGTTGCGATAAAGCCACAGCTCAATGTTTACAAGCAGGCCTGGAGTTGACTACTCCTGAGGAAGCGCGCCGTATTCGTTCTATTGTGCATGAGATGACAGATGGACAGCTTACTGCTGATGAAAAGAAAGCTCTACATTTCCATCATTTTGTTGCAGGATTGGAATTAGGATTTGCCTCTCATCATGCGGGCATGATTACTCTTTTCCGTCATATCGTGGAAGCTTTATTCGAGCAGGGGCTATTGAAAGTCGTTTTTGCAACTGAAACATTAGCTTTAGGCATTAATATGCCGGCACGCACCGTGGTTGTGGAAAAGCTAGAAAAATTCAATGGGGTAGGACACGTCAATCTCACGCCAGGGGAGTTTACGCAGCTTACTGGCCGTGCTGGTAGACGTGGTATTGATACTATTGGCCACGCACTCGTGGTTGATCATCGTGATTTTGTGCCAGCTGCTGCTGCTAATCTTGCGTCCAAGCGCGTATATCCGCTCCATTCAAGTTTTTCGCCAACCTTTAATATGGCTGTGAATTTGCTCCACACACATACTTTAGAGCAGTCGCGCAGCACGCTTGACCATTCTTTTGCACAGTGGGAAGCAAATGCTTCAGCAGATAATCTTGTGTCTACGCTTGAGGAAACACGTAAGATTGTAGACTCATATAGTCAAGCCATGCACTGTGATATGGGTAATTTTGAGCAATTCATGCGTATTCGTATGAAAATTTCTGATATTGAAAAACATGATCGTCGTATTGTGAAATCAACCGTTTTTTCTTCTGAACAGAAACGTAAAAAAGCATTTGCTCAACTCGATAAACAAATCTCAGTGCTCAAAAATCAAGAGCATAATCATCCATGTAAAACCTGTCCAGACTTTTCTGAGCATATCCGCTGGGGACATCGTTGGGCACGCCAAACACGTGAATTAGAGCGTTTAGAAAATCGGTTAGCATCACGCACTCAATCTGTATCACGCCATTTTGATCGTATTTGTGATGTGCTTACTCATTTGGATTATCTGCATACAGATTCTAGGGGAGAGCTTGAGCTTACAGAACGAGGAGATCTTTTACGCCATATTTATAGTGAAAATGATTTACTCCTCGCACAGTGCATTGAAGCAGGCATTTTTGATGATTTGAATGCTCAGGAATGTGCAGCTCTAGTCACAGCTTTCGTCTACGAATCTCGCTACGGTTCTGCTGGCGAACCATCACATTATCCGGGTGGAGCTAAAGGAACACTAGCAACGAATGTGGCACGCATAAAAATTCTGGATAAAGAATTGCAATTACTCTGCGAATCTTGTGATGTTGATGATTTGGGCGAGATTGATTATGGTCTGGTTGAGATCATGTTTGACTGGGTGAGTGATAAACCATTGACTGAAGTCTTACGCAATGCGCGTGATTTAACAGCAGGAGATTTTGTACGAGCTTGTCAACGAACTAACGATGTGCTCACACAGTTAGCGCATATCGGAACTCTTCGCCATGATGAGCATCTCACTAAAGTTGCAAACGAAGCCTACGATGTCATAAACCACGGCATTGTAGCGTTAAATCCTCTCTAAACACATACGGGAATAATACTTCAGTCTGCTGTGTTTTGTACGGTAGATAGGGAATAACTAAGGAGAATATGTATGGCAGAGCGCAGCCTTCGTGGTATGAGCATTGGTGCTAAATCTCTCGAATCTGACGATAATGTTGAATTCGCAGAGCGCACTGATGTCAGCTATATTTGCCCACGCGGACATAAAACTATTTTACCTTTGTCTTCTGATGCAGAACCACCTGTAGAGTGGGAATGCCGTTGCGGTCAGACTGCAAAGCTGGAAAACGCTGAAGACGAAGAGCCAAACGAAATTACCAAGCCAACACGTACTCACTGGGATATGCTGCTAGAGCGACGTACCCCTGAAGAGTTAAAGACTTTACTTGAGAAGCGCTTGCAAATGAAGCGTGAAGGATGGTTCCCAGATTATGAGTAATAGACGCATTGTTTTACTTGATCTCGATGGTACAACAGTAGAATCGCATCCAGGAATTTTAGCCTCGGTACGTTTAACTTTTGAGCATTTTAACATGCCTATGCCAACCGATGATGAGCTCAATACTTTTATTGGGCCTCCATTATTGGATTCCTTTAGCACGCACGGCTTTGAAGATAACGCTCAGGATGCAGTTGATTTCTTCCGTGAATCCTACACGAAACCGTATTTCGATGACCCTCAAAGCCCAGGTCAGCTCATTCCTGGCTTATATTTGAGCCGTATGTACTTCGGATACTTAGGTCAGCTGCAAAAGTTGCGTGAAGCAGGCTATGTACTCGTTGTGTGCACTGCAAAGCCTCAGCGTGAAGCTATTTTGTTGTGCGAACATATTGGATTGGAATATCTTGTATCCGGTATTTACGGAGCAAGCGGCGGATCTGATACCAGTCGTTTGCATAAAAACGAAATTATTCGCTACGTATTCGAGAAAATTCGTTACAACGAAGCTGACGGAGATCGCGCTGTAATGGTTGGCGATCGTTGGACAGATATTGATGGCGCTCATGAAAACGGCATTCCAGCTATTGGTGCTGGCTGGGGTTATGCAGCGCCTGGAGAATTTGAAGAACATAACTGCGATGTTGTTGCACACACTGTGGATGATTTAGTTGAGGCTGTTGATACCGTTTTTAAGAACTAATTCAGCAAGCTGAACAAAATCCCGATAATGTACGTTATGTCAGATTTAATATTCGTAAATCTATAAAAGAAAGCCGGTGTGTTATCCCCTGATAGCTACACCGGCTTTTCTGTAACGTATAACCTTTTAAATAACTTGTGCTTGATGCAATGCTCGTTGCTGTAATTCCAACTTACGACGCATACGACGTTGTGCAAGTTCGTCAATAGTTTGTACAGTGTGTACACGCTCTGGCTGAGCTGTGTGCTGATTTGTCTGTGTAGATTCTTCGTGGCGCAATGCCTCAGAAATTTCGTGGAACAAAACGCCCACAGAAATACCAAATACAGCATGACCTGCACGCATCAGATCAAGCATCTCGGTTTCACTGGTGCACTCAAAAATTCTCATGCCATCTGACATAATAATTGCTGTTTCCAACTTATCAACGCTACTGTTATTGAGATAACTCAAAGCTGTGGTGACATTATTCAAATTAACACCAGTATCGAGCAGCTTTTTAGCTACAGCAAGAATAACAATATCTTTAAACGAATATAATCGACGAGAACCTGAACCCGTGGATGGAGTAATACTTGGTTCTACAATATGTTTGCGTGCCCAGTAGTCAAGCTGACGATAGGTAATACCAGCTATCTTGGAGGCTACAACTCCCCTGTACCCCACTTCTTCGCGATCTTCATCTAAATCGAAAAGTGCTCCTTGTACAGCGTTATACGTGCTTAAATCTTCTCGTTCAGCTAAACGCACGTGCAAACTTAAATGTGGACGTTCTATTTCTTGCATCGCTCCATCTTTCTCAAACTTCCTAGTAGATATTTTAAAGTGAGAAATGTGACGATTATGTTGTTGTTTTAGATTACAGCTGAAGACTTTGTGAAGAATGCAAAGCGGAATCGTCCAATAATAATCTCGTCACCACTTTTGAGTTGAGCAGAATCAACACGTTCACGATTCACATACGTTCCGTTGAGGCTTCCAGCATCTTCAACACTAAAAACAGAACCTGAACGCTTAAAAATAGTATGCTGGCGAGATACGGTATTATCATCCAACACAATATCGCTATGCGCGTCACGGCCCGCCGTAACGACATCGGCATCTAAAAGATAACGTGCACCGTCGGCTCCACGAGTAGCAATTAACAAGGCAGCATTGCTTGATAATTGTGCAATCGTATTCATATCTTCCTGCGTCAAAGGACGCTCACCAGTAGCTGTAACAGGAACTGTTATAGCTGGCATACCAATACTTGTTGTTTCACCTGCTGTTGGAATTGAAATAACCATAATCTTTATTCTACTGTCTTTGCGTACTTATATTCAAAACTATTAGCTAGAGCTTTAATCTCCACTTTATCATTGTGTGTAACAGTTACTTTCGCACCGTAATTAACTCGAAGCGACGAGCCCACTCCTCCATTAATATCCACAGCGTTCTGCAAATTTGATGGATCGCCAATAGCTTTAATCTCGTATGGCGCGCTGAGATATTGCCCGTCACTCATCAAACCAGATTCTGTATCTACAATGTACGTGGATGTTACTACACGCACATTACCAATTTGAATAACTTCAGCACCAGCATTACGTAATTCTTCAATAACTGTATACAAAGCTGCTGCAGAAATATTTTTCTTACTTCCTTGAGTAATGGTAATAGTGACACCTTCACCTGTTGCAGCAACACGACCACTGAGAATATCGTTTGAATCTTTATTCTCTTGCACAACGCGTTCAATTTCTTTTTGCTTATCGGCTGCAGATTGAATAGATTGTAGCTGCTGATTAAGCTGAGAGCGCTGAGTTTCTAAACGAGAAATCTGATTATCTGTTTCACTCAGAAGCGTCACCAATTCTGATTCACTCAGTGAGGAATATGACGTATCAGTAATACGCTGCTGCGCCATAAAGCCGAAGCCTACTGCACCACCTAAGCACAGCAAAATTAGAGAAGTGACAACACTACGAGTATGACTGTTGTTACGCACGGCATGGAAGAATTCACCCCACGATGAAATAGTACGTTGTGCGCTATTTTTCAATGACGGAACATATTCAACAGTCGGAAAAACTCCCGTCTGTGTATCATCTGCTGGTGAATGATTACTGTGTGAATCGCGTCGAGACATATGTACCCCGATTATGACCTAAAAATAAAGCGTCGAATAGCGGACACATTAGAGAAGATACGAATACCCAGCACCACGATTACTGCAGTGGTCAACTGTGAACTCACGCCCAGTAAGGTGCCGATATAGACTAAGAGCACAGCAATAACAACATTGGAAATGAAGGAAATAATAAACACGCGATCCGAAAAATTGCGTTCAAAGAAGGAACGAGCAGCGCCGAGTAACGCGTCCAAAGCCGCCACCACCATAATAGGA from Alloscardovia omnicolens carries:
- a CDS encoding WYL domain-containing protein is translated as MAEGSSHGRRRFSDKWGKHELDVLAVLSSAFPQWLTSRQIAQRVKAYADSYGELADQAAKAAFAKQFQRDRAKLTAMGIAIESRQPEYSSKSEGQDFASYRLQLGDEPRTRMHFEAEELPILAAANYLARSLAMSAKSDEKKAEDKRNHKTSRTQPHVAQTPTPGLGLDSIAPGLGTQTIPENLMRVVDSRRFTATVRVDGENINVAYTDSDDLASYVLEHPGATIVSPQEAVDAFVRRLNAAVAFEEADVAAQSDNLIAASQLRQQIEEQHEEDEADSKTERKGSSFQTGSEVDRRLRLMLFLSAHLGEEYLLSELAERFIAVPKTPEEEKKNVQIIRKDIGTLTTVSDDGELAGSQFFDIDWSLLESEGIVAATNSLGLERLAGVSPQYMSLLIASVSYLAHSPLMSESYRQSAEVLYERLQEENDSAASQGTAWLSLTGYELEPASYQVVHDAIERGNLLDMDYTDGAGRTRHKLVAPAQIYVDEGVYYAAVWTGVSDEDRKTPSTRAYDADSPRHTPIRNEASAQWQTLRLARIGRVESVEPRHEIDIPDVPLAELREWSFENGTPAVFVTAQKNLPFILNLPDAKIEDCGEGQKVHLTVSSDSWFVAFCIAHARHITAVGPATLQSMCIARAEHELSLNTEN
- a CDS encoding small basic family protein, producing the protein MAAVLGIIVGVVTGIFVRTDVPVWLQPYLPIMVVAALDALLGAARSFFERNFSDRVFIISFISNVVIAVLLVYIGTLLGVSSQLTTAVIVVLGIRIFSNVSAIRRFIFRS
- a CDS encoding DUF881 domain-containing protein — protein: MSRRDSHSNHSPADDTQTGVFPTVEYVPSLKNSAQRTISSWGEFFHAVRNNSHTRSVVTSLILLCLGGAVGFGFMAQQRITDTSYSSLSESELVTLLSETDNQISRLETQRSQLNQQLQSIQSAADKQKEIERVVQENKDSNDILSGRVAATGEGVTITITQGSKKNISAAALYTVIEELRNAGAEVIQIGNVRVVTSTYIVDTESGLMSDGQYLSAPYEIKAIGDPSNLQNAVDINGGVGSSLRVNYGAKVTVTHNDKVEIKALANSFEYKYAKTVE
- a CDS encoding DEAD/DEAH box helicase, which gives rise to MSEESLSPAQRYAAFQESQKRRKSLTGLFAQSLSFDIDDFQRDACEALDAGHNVLVAAPTGAGKTVIADFAIFLAQHRNVKAFYTTPIKALSNQKFHELVDMYGDDRVGLLTGDVSINPEADIVVMTTEVLRNMLYEGSTTLNALGYVVLDEIHYLADRMRGQVWEEVIIHLAQSVKIIGLSATVSNIEDFTAWIRSVRGDTSLIISETRPVPLLQHVMIQEAPRKEPQVFDLYQDRASTKINRSLVHALAQLDDQARRQSQAHDRKSFGPGNHGRKRTRHTAPIRHYTPKRWAVIDELDFLNMLPAIYFIFSRNGCDKATAQCLQAGLELTTPEEARRIRSIVHEMTDGQLTADEKKALHFHHFVAGLELGFASHHAGMITLFRHIVEALFEQGLLKVVFATETLALGINMPARTVVVEKLEKFNGVGHVNLTPGEFTQLTGRAGRRGIDTIGHALVVDHRDFVPAAAANLASKRVYPLHSSFSPTFNMAVNLLHTHTLEQSRSTLDHSFAQWEANASADNLVSTLEETRKIVDSYSQAMHCDMGNFEQFMRIRMKISDIEKHDRRIVKSTVFSSEQKRKKAFAQLDKQISVLKNQEHNHPCKTCPDFSEHIRWGHRWARQTRELERLENRLASRTQSVSRHFDRICDVLTHLDYLHTDSRGELELTERGDLLRHIYSENDLLLAQCIEAGIFDDLNAQECAALVTAFVYESRYGSAGEPSHYPGGAKGTLATNVARIKILDKELQLLCESCDVDDLGEIDYGLVEIMFDWVSDKPLTEVLRNARDLTAGDFVRACQRTNDVLTQLAHIGTLRHDEHLTKVANEAYDVINHGIVALNPL
- a CDS encoding MerR family transcriptional regulator codes for the protein MERPHLSLHVRLAEREDLSTYNAVQGALFDLDEDREEVGYRGVVASKIAGITYRQLDYWARKHIVEPSITPSTGSGSRRLYSFKDIVILAVAKKLLDTGVNLNNVTTALSYLNNSSVDKLETAIIMSDGMRIFECTSETEMLDLMRAGHAVFGISVGVLFHEISEALRHEESTQTNQHTAQPERVHTVQTIDELAQRRMRRKLELQQRALHQAQVI
- a CDS encoding RNA polymerase-binding protein RbpA, which translates into the protein MAERSLRGMSIGAKSLESDDNVEFAERTDVSYICPRGHKTILPLSSDAEPPVEWECRCGQTAKLENAEDEEPNEITKPTRTHWDMLLERRTPEELKTLLEKRLQMKREGWFPDYE
- a CDS encoding HAD hydrolase-like protein, producing MSNRRIVLLDLDGTTVESHPGILASVRLTFEHFNMPMPTDDELNTFIGPPLLDSFSTHGFEDNAQDAVDFFRESYTKPYFDDPQSPGQLIPGLYLSRMYFGYLGQLQKLREAGYVLVVCTAKPQREAILLCEHIGLEYLVSGIYGASGGSDTSRLHKNEIIRYVFEKIRYNEADGDRAVMVGDRWTDIDGAHENGIPAIGAGWGYAAPGEFEEHNCDVVAHTVDDLVEAVDTVFKN
- a CDS encoding FHA domain-containing protein translates to MVISIPTAGETTSIGMPAITVPVTATGERPLTQEDMNTIAQLSSNAALLIATRGADGARYLLDADVVTAGRDAHSDIVLDDNTVSRQHTIFKRSGSVFSVEDAGSLNGTYVNRERVDSAQLKSGDEIIIGRFRFAFFTKSSAVI